One window of Flavobacterium dauae genomic DNA carries:
- a CDS encoding alpha/beta fold hydrolase, whose amino-acid sequence MFIYKNTKISYSDSGKGNVVLLLHGFLEDATMWKNAILHLEKRYRVIAVDLLGHGKSECYGYVHTMEDQADMLFALIADLRLRKVSLIGHSMGGYVALAFAELYPDHIRSLILLNSSAQPDSEERKINRDRAIEVVKKNSPAFVRMATQNLFNSEAHQLFPKQIEALTQQALQTPVQGIIAALEGMKIRIDREALLHFSPYPKLMIASESDTIIPLEDVKNQTEGTEVTLEIIPGGHVSTIEQESKVLLIIRNFLKKNG is encoded by the coding sequence TTGTTTATTTATAAAAATACCAAAATAAGTTATAGCGACTCGGGAAAAGGTAATGTAGTTTTGCTACTTCATGGTTTTTTAGAGGATGCAACTATGTGGAAAAATGCGATACTGCATTTAGAGAAACGATACCGTGTAATTGCTGTTGATTTATTAGGACACGGAAAAAGCGAATGCTACGGATATGTGCATACAATGGAAGACCAGGCGGATATGCTTTTTGCTTTGATTGCGGATCTTAGGTTGCGAAAAGTTTCATTGATTGGTCATTCTATGGGTGGGTACGTGGCATTGGCGTTTGCCGAGTTGTATCCTGATCATATCCGTTCACTGATTTTGTTGAATTCTTCTGCACAACCTGATTCTGAAGAACGAAAGATAAACCGTGACCGTGCCATTGAAGTTGTTAAAAAAAACAGTCCCGCGTTTGTTAGAATGGCGACTCAGAATTTGTTCAACTCAGAAGCTCATCAATTATTTCCTAAACAAATTGAAGCTTTAACACAACAAGCATTGCAAACGCCGGTACAAGGAATTATTGCCGCGTTAGAAGGTATGAAAATTAGAATTGATCGCGAAGCATTATTGCATTTTAGTCCGTACCCCAAATTAATGATTGCCAGTGAAAGCGATACAATTATTCCGTTAGAAGATGTTAAGAATCAAACCGAAGGTACCGAAGTTACTTTAGAAATTATTCCGGGCGGACACGTTTCTACCATTGAACAAGAATCAAAAGTGCTTTTAATAATACGTAATTTTCTTAAGAAAAACGGTTAA
- a CDS encoding pyridoxamine 5'-phosphate oxidase family protein encodes MSTHNTQQSNKEAKPIAPKVKELVTNSKSVILGTIDAEGNPNSSYAPFVNIDNKFYILVSFMARHTKNLRDQKKASMMFIADESNSKQIYARERLTFDVTTTQIERDSDQWNTVVEKLKETHGKVVEVIVPMEDFILIALNPVKGSYVNGFGSAYFVNENLDVLEHRNDINHGQKQD; translated from the coding sequence ATGAGTACACACAACACACAACAATCAAACAAAGAAGCTAAACCTATTGCTCCAAAAGTTAAAGAATTGGTTACAAATTCTAAATCGGTTATTTTAGGAACGATTGATGCCGAAGGTAATCCAAATTCAAGCTACGCTCCTTTTGTAAATATTGACAATAAGTTCTACATTTTGGTTTCTTTTATGGCACGCCATACAAAAAATTTAAGAGATCAGAAAAAAGCATCAATGATGTTTATTGCAGATGAAAGTAATTCTAAACAAATCTATGCTCGCGAACGTTTAACTTTTGATGTTACTACAACGCAAATTGAAAGAGATTCTGACCAATGGAATACCGTTGTTGAAAAATTAAAAGAAACACACGGAAAAGTGGTTGAAGTAATTGTTCCTATGGAAGATTTTATCCTAATTGCTTTAAACCCGGTAAAAGGTTCGTATGTAAACGGTTTTGGTAGCGCTTATTTTGTTAACGAAAACTTAGATGTTTTAGAACACAGAAACGATATTAATCACGGTCAAAAACAAGATTAA
- a CDS encoding cyclase family protein has product MKTTIQHNNKSYNIDLSKPIDISLPIQNNEQNPIAWYLDQPEINPVVMGDFVGSVASGKSSTNFNNILFNPHGHGTHTECLGHITKNFYSINQTLKTFFFTAELISIEPELIDDDLVITKNQIEKTLNGSNPEALIIRTLPNSTEKKHKNYSNTNPAYLSEEATVFIREIGIEHLLIDLPSVDKEVDEGKLVSHKAFWNVKNVNEVNADARFNCTITELVFIDSEIADGLYILNLQIASFENDASPSKPVIYKVEYV; this is encoded by the coding sequence ATGAAAACAACCATACAACATAACAACAAATCATACAATATCGATTTATCAAAACCAATCGATATTTCTTTACCCATTCAAAATAACGAGCAAAATCCCATTGCGTGGTATTTAGATCAACCTGAAATTAATCCGGTGGTAATGGGCGATTTTGTGGGCAGTGTGGCATCTGGAAAATCATCTACAAACTTTAATAATATTTTGTTCAATCCGCACGGACACGGAACACATACCGAATGTTTGGGACATATTACAAAAAATTTTTATTCGATCAATCAAACACTTAAAACCTTCTTTTTTACGGCGGAACTAATTTCGATCGAACCAGAACTAATTGATGATGATTTGGTCATCACAAAAAATCAGATTGAAAAAACTTTAAATGGATCAAATCCCGAAGCTTTAATCATAAGAACGCTTCCAAATTCAACCGAAAAAAAACATAAGAATTATTCTAACACCAATCCGGCTTATTTATCTGAAGAAGCGACTGTTTTTATAAGAGAAATTGGTATTGAACATTTATTGATTGATTTGCCAAGTGTTGATAAAGAAGTTGACGAAGGAAAATTAGTATCGCACAAAGCCTTTTGGAATGTAAAAAATGTAAACGAAGTAAATGCCGACGCACGTTTTAATTGCACCATTACCGAACTGGTTTTTATTGATAGTGAAATTGCAGACGGATTGTACATTTTAAACCTGCAAATAGCTTCGTTTGAAAATGATGCGTCGCCAAGCAAACCCGTAATTTATAAAGTAGAATACGTTTAA
- the hemW gene encoding radical SAM family heme chaperone HemW, translated as MAGIYLHIPFCKQACHYCDFHFSTSLKKKEEMISALRRELFLRKDEFVSSSGVENQIETIYFGGGTPSVLSNKEINMLIDEIYQLFDVVENPEITLESNPDDLSADRVKQLSESKINRLSIGIQSFFDEDLKMMNRAHNATEAWNSLQEAKKYFDNISIDLIYGIPEMTLDRWQQNVQKALDLNIPHISSYALTVEPKTALATLIKNGKIPTPDDGVAHEHFLLLIELLEKSGFIHYELSNFGKPDYFSKNNSAYWLGKKYLGIGPSAHSFNGENRSWNIANNSLYINAIQQDKLPSEVETLSIKDRYNEYVMTGLRTVWGVSLEKIKDDFGSDYLAYLLKNAEVFLTNEKLIIENTILKTTLKGKFFCDGIASELFWID; from the coding sequence ATGGCAGGTATTTACTTACATATTCCGTTTTGCAAACAGGCGTGTCATTATTGCGATTTTCATTTTTCTACTTCGTTAAAAAAGAAAGAAGAAATGATTTCGGCTTTGCGTCGTGAGCTTTTCTTACGGAAGGATGAATTCGTCAGTTCGAGCGGAGTCGAGAACCAAATTGAAACCATTTATTTTGGAGGCGGAACGCCGAGCGTTTTATCGAACAAAGAAATTAATATGCTAATTGACGAGATTTATCAGTTGTTTGATGTTGTTGAGAATCCAGAAATCACTTTAGAATCCAACCCTGATGATTTATCGGCAGATAGGGTGAAACAATTATCAGAATCTAAAATCAACCGTTTAAGTATCGGAATTCAATCGTTTTTTGATGAAGATTTAAAAATGATGAATCGTGCACATAATGCTACCGAAGCTTGGAATTCGTTACAGGAAGCTAAAAAGTATTTTGATAATATTTCGATTGATCTAATTTACGGAATTCCTGAAATGACTTTAGATCGCTGGCAGCAAAACGTACAAAAAGCTTTAGATTTGAATATTCCGCACATATCAAGTTATGCCTTAACAGTTGAACCAAAAACGGCGTTGGCAACCTTAATTAAAAACGGAAAAATTCCAACACCTGATGACGGCGTTGCACATGAACATTTTTTGTTATTGATTGAACTATTAGAAAAATCAGGGTTTATTCATTACGAATTGTCTAATTTTGGTAAGCCCGATTATTTCTCTAAAAACAATTCGGCTTATTGGTTGGGAAAAAAGTATTTAGGAATTGGTCCGTCTGCGCATAGTTTTAATGGCGAAAACCGATCGTGGAACATCGCTAATAATTCATTGTACATAAATGCTATTCAACAAGATAAATTACCTAGCGAAGTTGAAACGTTATCAATAAAAGATCGATACAACGAATATGTAATGACCGGCTTACGAACCGTTTGGGGCGTGTCTTTAGAAAAAATTAAGGACGATTTCGGCAGCGATTATTTAGCTTATTTATTGAAAAACGCTGAGGTATTCCTTACAAATGAAAAGCTGATTATTGAAAATACTATTTTAAAAACAACTTTAAAAGGTAAATTCTTTTGCGATGGTATAGCAAGCGAATTGTTTTGGATTGATTGA
- the ruvC gene encoding crossover junction endodeoxyribonuclease RuvC, which produces MAEERIILGIDPGTTIMGFGLIKVVKNSMEFIQLNELNLAKMSDPYLKLQRIFERTIELIDTHHPDEIAIEAPFFGKNVQSMLKLGRAQGVAMAAGLSRQIPVTEYEPKKIKMAITGNGNASKEQVAKMLQQLLGLKELPKNLDSTDGLAAAVCHFFNSGKTVVGKSYSGWDAFVSQNADRITKK; this is translated from the coding sequence TTGGCTGAAGAACGAATTATATTAGGCATTGATCCCGGAACTACAATTATGGGTTTTGGTTTAATTAAGGTTGTAAAAAATTCTATGGAATTTATACAGCTTAACGAACTGAATCTTGCCAAAATGAGCGATCCGTACTTAAAATTACAACGTATTTTTGAACGAACTATCGAATTGATTGACACGCATCATCCCGATGAAATTGCGATTGAAGCTCCGTTTTTTGGAAAAAATGTCCAGTCAATGTTAAAGTTAGGTAGGGCACAAGGTGTTGCTATGGCAGCCGGATTATCGCGTCAAATTCCCGTTACAGAATACGAACCCAAGAAAATAAAAATGGCAATTACCGGCAACGGCAACGCTAGTAAAGAACAAGTTGCGAAAATGTTACAACAATTGTTGGGTTTAAAAGAACTGCCTAAAAACCTGGATTCAACCGATGGTTTGGCAGCAGCCGTGTGTCATTTTTTTAATTCGGGCAAAACCGTTGTTGGCAAAAGTTATTCGGGTTGGGATGCCTTCGTTAGTCAAAATGCAGACCGCATAACCAAAAAATAA
- a CDS encoding lysylphosphatidylglycerol synthase domain-containing protein encodes MKFLSPKIKQFLLLLLKLIVVGGAFYFINNQLTEKDFNWDIISQTLQKTNAWILVLILLLLTFLNRFLEILKWQNLAQIVKPISIWESTKQVLIGITFGIVTPNGIGEYAGKAWFYNKKHAVKIVFLNAVCNGIQVLFSVAFGLIGTLYINSLHQFIDAKYILLFFGILIVVILVIFSIKNIRIKGYSLQTLFKNLNEIPKKIHRKNIVLAWFRHLVLIHQYFILYTLFSVEIPYFVLLSVVASIYLLASSLPNFQAVDFALKGSVAIYLFGFFGVDGWIVTLVAALIWLLNLVIPISIGSIFLLLFNPKKDRSLHLVQTEL; translated from the coding sequence ATGAAATTTCTGTCTCCCAAAATTAAACAATTCTTATTACTTCTGCTTAAATTAATTGTAGTTGGTGGTGCTTTTTACTTCATCAACAATCAGCTTACCGAAAAAGATTTTAATTGGGATATTATTTCGCAAACGTTACAAAAAACAAATGCGTGGATTTTAGTATTGATACTTTTACTGTTAACGTTTTTAAACCGTTTTTTAGAGATTTTAAAATGGCAAAATTTAGCCCAAATTGTAAAACCTATAAGCATTTGGGAAAGCACCAAACAGGTTTTAATTGGTATTACATTTGGCATTGTTACACCAAACGGCATTGGCGAATACGCAGGAAAAGCCTGGTTTTACAATAAAAAACACGCTGTTAAAATTGTTTTTTTAAACGCCGTGTGCAACGGTATTCAAGTGCTTTTTTCCGTTGCTTTTGGATTAATTGGTACGCTTTACATAAATTCTTTACACCAATTTATTGACGCTAAATATATTTTACTGTTTTTCGGGATTTTAATCGTCGTAATTTTAGTGATCTTTTCGATAAAAAACATTCGGATTAAAGGTTATTCGCTTCAAACATTGTTTAAAAATTTAAACGAAATTCCTAAAAAAATCCACAGAAAAAACATTGTTCTGGCTTGGTTTAGGCACTTGGTTTTAATACATCAGTACTTTATTTTGTACACGCTTTTTAGTGTTGAAATTCCGTATTTTGTGTTATTATCGGTGGTTGCGAGTATTTATTTGTTGGCATCGAGCTTACCGAATTTTCAGGCGGTAGATTTTGCGTTGAAAGGAAGTGTAGCTATTTATTTATTTGGCTTTTTTGGAGTTGATGGATGGATTGTAACCCTTGTTGCGGCTTTAATTTGGTTGTTGAATTTGGTAATTCCCATTTCGATTGGGAGTATTTTTCTGTTGCTTTTTAATCCGAAGAAGGATCGATCTTTACATTTAGTACAAACTGAGTTGTAA
- a CDS encoding DUF456 domain-containing protein, translating to MEFLILIVSLLFVLVGIAGSVLPALPGPPLSWIGLLILYTTPSIKFDYWTLGVTFVFTLIIVILDYVIPAQGTKRFGGSKYGIWGTNIGLIVGIFVPIPLGFIIGPFLGAFIGELIYDQNDSKRALKAATGSFIGFLASAFIKFVFCMILLGIYIHTVWKYWSVWF from the coding sequence ATGGAATTCTTAATACTAATTGTAAGTTTATTGTTTGTACTTGTGGGAATTGCAGGAAGCGTGCTGCCCGCTTTGCCCGGACCGCCTTTAAGTTGGATTGGTTTACTGATATTGTACACCACGCCAAGCATTAAATTTGATTACTGGACATTGGGAGTTACGTTTGTTTTTACGTTGATTATTGTGATTTTAGATTACGTGATTCCGGCACAGGGAACCAAACGTTTTGGCGGCAGCAAGTACGGAATTTGGGGAACAAACATTGGATTGATTGTAGGAATCTTTGTACCTATTCCTTTAGGGTTTATTATTGGTCCATTTTTGGGGGCTTTTATCGGCGAACTGATTTACGACCAAAACGATTCTAAACGCGCATTGAAAGCTGCAACCGGATCATTTATTGGTTTTTTGGCATCGGCTTTTATAAAATTTGTTTTTTGTATGATTTTATTAGGGATTTATATTCACACTGTTTGGAAGTATTGGAGTGTTTGGTTTTAA
- a CDS encoding energy transducer TonB gives MKNILLIILTLFAGLQVFAQEKGVIIQACGDPSYNYQAKKEDLIKDENYIYKLVQKKAQPKEGFDVFFKNLNINIKEELGDKVKRSSTLKYIKIKIRFVVEKDGSLTNMTIIEDKFDLANDVFQIIKEKSKWEPAELENKIVRMYFTLPIKIKLD, from the coding sequence ATGAAAAATATTTTATTAATTATCCTAACCCTTTTTGCAGGATTACAAGTGTTTGCACAAGAAAAAGGTGTAATTATTCAAGCATGTGGTGATCCTTCATATAATTATCAAGCTAAAAAAGAAGATTTAATTAAAGATGAAAATTATATTTATAAACTTGTTCAAAAGAAAGCACAACCTAAAGAAGGTTTTGATGTGTTTTTCAAAAATCTAAATATTAATATTAAAGAGGAATTAGGAGATAAAGTCAAACGTTCGTCAACTTTAAAGTACATTAAAATTAAAATTAGATTTGTTGTTGAAAAAGATGGTTCTTTAACTAACATGACAATTATAGAAGATAAATTTGATTTAGCAAATGATGTATTTCAAATTATAAAAGAGAAATCTAAATGGGAACCAGCTGAACTTGAAAATAAAATTGTACGAATGTATTTTACCTTACCAATAAAAATAAAGCTCGATTAA
- a CDS encoding multicopper oxidase family protein, whose translation MDNQEIFRKKLLTLMVLLMAMSTSFAQKIVHYDLYVKDTIVNYAGKEKRAIAVNGQIPMPTLEFTEGDIAEIVVHNQLKEDTSLHWHGLFLPNKEDGVPFLTQMPIKPGTTFTYQFPIIQNGTHWYHSHSGLQEQIGMYGSFIMHKRSDDKTFRKGIDDLPEIPIILSEWTNLKPENIHRMLANANDWAAIKKGATQSYAEAIQSGNFKTKLKNEWKRMMAMDVSDVYYDKVLMNGSHLTDLKSIDGQPLKAGDKVRLRISNGGASSYFWLRYAGGKITVVASDGNDVEPVEVDRLIIAVSETYDVVVTIPENDKAFELMATTEDRTQSASYFIGNGTRQYVGEMPRLKYFEGMKMMNDMMKMNGDLDDMGMSMSLNQMDMNVVMYPEITGEEKKKGKKETQENHSEHEHHNHDMNMDEAPNRYNANALGDIKTLNYSMLKSPHNTTLPADAPVKEIKFTLTGNMNRYVWSMDNQVLSESDKIPVKKGEILRITIYNNSMMRHPIHLHGFDFRVLNEHGNNAPLKNIIDIMPMETDTIEFLANQEGDWFFHCHILYHMMAGMNRVFTVDDYQNPYLPNKEKAYKMLQRESNMPHLMAQSDFATNGIDGEAMLMNARYSLGTEWRLGYNDMHGYEVETHLGRYIGKMQWLMPFIGFDWRYRKMGMDEHEKNLFGQVNKKDNRAAVSLGVMYTLPMLVNVQAEVYHDGIFRLSLMREDIPVSRRLRAGFMVNTDLEYMADLRYIITRHIGIRAHYDSDMGFGAGLSINY comes from the coding sequence ATGGATAATCAAGAAATTTTTCGTAAAAAGCTGTTAACGTTAATGGTTTTGTTAATGGCAATGTCAACTTCTTTTGCACAAAAAATAGTGCATTACGATTTATATGTAAAAGATACTATTGTAAATTATGCGGGCAAAGAAAAAAGGGCTATTGCCGTAAACGGACAAATACCAATGCCAACACTTGAATTTACAGAGGGCGACATAGCAGAAATTGTAGTACATAACCAGTTAAAAGAAGATACTTCATTACATTGGCACGGTTTGTTTTTGCCCAATAAAGAAGACGGCGTACCTTTTTTAACCCAAATGCCTATTAAGCCGGGCACAACTTTTACGTACCAATTTCCAATTATCCAAAACGGAACACACTGGTATCACTCACATTCCGGTTTGCAAGAGCAAATAGGTATGTATGGCAGTTTTATAATGCACAAACGGTCTGATGATAAAACATTCAGAAAAGGAATTGACGATTTGCCGGAAATTCCGATTATCCTAAGCGAATGGACGAATCTGAAACCAGAAAATATACATCGTATGTTGGCAAATGCCAATGATTGGGCGGCTATAAAAAAGGGGGCAACCCAAAGCTACGCCGAAGCCATCCAAAGTGGAAATTTTAAAACAAAATTAAAAAATGAATGGAAACGAATGATGGCAATGGACGTTAGCGATGTTTATTATGACAAGGTTTTGATGAATGGAAGTCATTTAACAGATTTAAAAAGTATTGACGGACAACCTTTGAAAGCAGGTGACAAAGTAAGGTTACGCATATCAAACGGTGGTGCATCGTCTTATTTTTGGCTTCGTTATGCCGGTGGAAAAATAACCGTTGTTGCAAGTGATGGTAACGATGTAGAACCTGTTGAGGTGGACAGGCTGATTATTGCCGTATCAGAAACGTATGATGTAGTTGTTACCATTCCCGAAAACGACAAAGCTTTTGAATTGATGGCAACTACCGAAGATCGTACCCAATCTGCAAGCTATTTCATAGGTAACGGAACCAGGCAATATGTTGGCGAAATGCCCCGCTTGAAATATTTTGAAGGGATGAAGATGATGAACGATATGATGAAAATGAATGGCGATTTGGACGATATGGGAATGAGCATGAGTTTAAACCAAATGGATATGAATGTAGTGATGTATCCTGAAATTACAGGCGAAGAAAAGAAAAAAGGTAAAAAGGAAACGCAGGAAAACCATTCGGAACACGAGCATCATAACCACGATATGAATATGGACGAAGCACCAAATCGTTATAATGCCAATGCGTTGGGTGATATAAAAACACTGAATTATTCTATGCTTAAATCGCCCCATAACACTACGCTTCCGGCTGATGCCCCGGTTAAAGAAATTAAATTCACCCTAACAGGAAATATGAATCGCTACGTGTGGAGTATGGATAATCAGGTACTTTCAGAAAGCGACAAAATACCCGTAAAAAAAGGCGAAATATTACGGATTACCATTTACAACAACTCAATGATGCGGCATCCAATACACCTGCACGGGTTTGATTTCAGGGTATTAAATGAACACGGCAATAATGCTCCGCTAAAAAACATCATCGATATTATGCCAATGGAAACCGACACCATAGAGTTTTTGGCGAACCAAGAAGGTGATTGGTTTTTTCACTGCCATATTCTTTATCATATGATGGCAGGAATGAATCGGGTTTTTACGGTAGATGATTATCAAAATCCTTATTTGCCAAACAAAGAAAAAGCCTATAAAATGTTGCAACGCGAAAGCAATATGCCGCATTTAATGGCGCAGAGCGATTTTGCAACTAATGGTATCGATGGCGAAGCAATGCTGATGAACGCACGCTACAGTTTGGGTACAGAATGGCGTTTGGGCTACAACGATATGCACGGCTATGAAGTAGAAACCCATTTGGGCAGATACATTGGTAAAATGCAATGGCTAATGCCTTTTATTGGTTTTGACTGGCGTTACCGTAAAATGGGAATGGACGAGCACGAGAAAAACCTGTTTGGACAAGTAAATAAAAAAGACAACCGGGCAGCCGTTAGTTTAGGAGTAATGTACACCTTGCCAATGTTAGTAAATGTACAAGCAGAAGTGTATCACGATGGTATTTTTAGACTTTCGTTAATGCGGGAAGATATTCCCGTTTCCAGAAGATTAAGAGCTGGCTTTATGGTTAATACCGATTTGGAATATATGGCAGACCTGCGATACATTATCACAAGACATATTGGAATCAGGGCACACTATGACAGCGATATGGGATTTGGAGCAGGATTATCAATAAATTATTAA
- a CDS encoding DUF3347 domain-containing protein — protein sequence MKKLIFMGIMLFGLSAFSQNTNNLFDKYISVKNALVKSDSKAAGTAIAALNEAVKNEAAFAQKEELLKAIEKLNKANNLEKQRDSFNEVSTQMWKLVKTSNKVNQAVYYQYCPMKKAYWLSKEKDIKNPYYGSSMLSCGKVAETKK from the coding sequence ATGAAAAAATTAATCTTTATGGGAATTATGCTGTTTGGTTTATCGGCATTTTCCCAAAACACTAACAATTTGTTCGATAAGTACATCAGCGTAAAAAACGCATTGGTAAAAAGCGATAGCAAAGCGGCAGGAACTGCAATTGCAGCTTTAAACGAAGCCGTGAAAAACGAAGCTGCTTTTGCACAAAAGGAAGAATTGCTAAAAGCTATCGAAAAATTAAATAAAGCCAATAATCTCGAAAAACAAAGAGATTCATTCAATGAAGTTTCTACCCAAATGTGGAAGCTTGTAAAAACATCTAATAAAGTAAACCAGGCGGTTTATTATCAATACTGTCCAATGAAAAAAGCATATTGGTTAAGCAAAGAAAAAGATATTAAAAACCCTTATTACGGCTCATCTATGCTTAGCTGTGGAAAAGTTGCAGAAACCAAAAAATAA
- a CDS encoding heavy-metal-associated domain-containing protein, giving the protein MENKEFQFKTNLNCGGCVSKVQTDLDNAEGICHWNVDTEKADKILTVSSKGITEDEVVAIVKSKGFKIEPLNV; this is encoded by the coding sequence ATGGAAAATAAAGAATTTCAATTTAAAACAAACCTTAATTGCGGAGGTTGTGTATCAAAAGTTCAGACCGATTTAGATAATGCAGAAGGAATCTGCCATTGGAATGTAGATACAGAAAAAGCAGATAAAATTCTTACCGTAAGCTCAAAAGGAATTACAGAAGATGAAGTAGTTGCTATTGTTAAAAGCAAAGGCTTCAAAATAGAACCTTTAAACGTTTAA